A section of the Ornithinimicrobium sufpigmenti genome encodes:
- a CDS encoding ABC transporter permease, with the protein MLAFILRRLWQTVLVLFGVSIIVFSLIHITPGDAVDVMFAGENVSPEQRELYRQQLGLDQPLVQQYLNYMLGAVQGDLGTSIRRGTSVAGIIGATIPATVELTLAALVVAIVIAVPVAVVSALRQGSIWDRGGSVLALFGISMPSFWLGIMLILIFGVGLQWFPASGRIASGTGLTQITGFVLVDALLQGNWAAFRSGLLHVALPAVTLGTAITATLSRVLRSGLLEVKGQDYVDALRARGLDFATVLRHMLRNALPATVIVMGVRIGSLLGGAIVIEVVFGWPGLGRLVVDAIQNRDFPLVQGAVLVLAVLFVLVNLLTDIVQAWLDPRIKLTGGSR; encoded by the coding sequence ATGCTCGCGTTCATCCTCAGACGGCTGTGGCAGACCGTCCTCGTGCTCTTCGGCGTGTCGATCATCGTCTTCTCGTTGATCCACATCACGCCGGGGGACGCGGTGGACGTGATGTTCGCCGGCGAGAACGTCAGCCCCGAGCAGCGGGAGCTCTACCGCCAGCAGCTGGGGCTGGACCAGCCGCTGGTGCAGCAGTACCTCAACTACATGCTGGGTGCGGTGCAGGGTGACCTCGGCACCTCGATCCGACGAGGCACCTCGGTCGCGGGGATCATCGGCGCCACGATCCCCGCGACCGTCGAGCTGACCCTCGCGGCCCTCGTCGTCGCCATCGTCATCGCCGTCCCGGTCGCCGTCGTCTCGGCGCTGCGCCAGGGCAGCATCTGGGACCGGGGCGGCAGCGTCCTGGCCCTGTTCGGCATCTCGATGCCCAGCTTCTGGCTCGGGATCATGCTCATCCTCATCTTCGGCGTCGGCCTCCAGTGGTTCCCCGCCAGCGGGCGCATCGCCTCCGGCACCGGGCTGACCCAGATCACCGGGTTCGTCCTCGTCGACGCCCTGCTGCAGGGGAACTGGGCCGCCTTCCGCTCCGGTCTGCTCCATGTCGCGCTCCCGGCCGTCACGCTGGGCACCGCGATCACCGCCACGCTGTCCCGGGTGCTGCGCTCGGGCCTGCTGGAGGTCAAGGGCCAGGACTACGTGGACGCGCTGCGCGCCCGCGGCCTCGACTTCGCCACGGTGCTGCGGCACATGCTGCGCAACGCCCTGCCGGCCACGGTCATCGTGATGGGGGTGCGGATCGGCTCCCTGCTGGGCGGCGCCATCGTCATCGAGGTGGTCTTCGGCTGGCCCGGCCTCGGCCGGCTGGTCGTCGACGCGATCCAGAACAGGGACTTCCCGCTCGTGCAGGGAGCGGTCCTCGTGCTCGCCGTCCTCTTCGTCCTGGTGAACCTGCTCACCGACATCGTCCAGGCGTGGCTGGATCCCCGCATCAAGCTGACCGGAGGGTCCCGATGA